Proteins encoded in a region of the Apostichopus japonicus isolate 1M-3 chromosome 19, ASM3797524v1, whole genome shotgun sequence genome:
- the LOC139960366 gene encoding FAD-linked sulfhydryl oxidase ALR-like, translating into MAASMDAFFASEREHNAKGNAGKKTKPCRACMDFKSFAKARGVIMPTDTPVEKVPKEPTRECPLDKDELGRNTWSLLHTTAAYYPDEPSRNQQTDMNQFIHLFSKFYPCDFCAADLRQDLKSHPPDTSSRSNLQQWMCRMHNIVNVKLGKPEFDCSKVEERWKDGWKDGSCDWS; encoded by the exons ATGGCTGCTTCCATGGATGCATTCTTCGCGTCAGAGCGAGAACACAACGCAAAAGGGAATGCAGGAAAGAAGACCAAACCATGTCGGGCTTGCATGGATTTTAAAAGTTTTGCGAAAGCTCGAGGCGTCATAATGCCGACAGATACACCAGTTGAGAAA GTACCAAAGGAACCAACCAGAGAATGTCCTCTTGACAAGGATGAATTAGGTCGTAACACTTGGTCCTTACTACATACTACAGCGGCCTACTATCCAGATGAACCAAGTAGAAATCAGCAGACAGATATGAATCAGTTTATTCAtctattttcaaagttttaccCATGTGACTTTTGTGCAGCAGATCTTAGGCAAGA TCTGAAGTCGCATCCACCTGACACCAGTAGCAGGAGTAATCTGCAGCAATGGATGTGTCGTATGCATAATATAGTCAACGTGAAACTAGGAAAACCAGAATTTGATTGTTCAAAGGTAGAGGAGAGATGGAAGGACGGCTGGAAGGATGGGTCATGTGACTGGAGTTGA